In Flavobacteriales bacterium, the DNA window CTTACAAAACTCCATGATGTTCACACCCTTGGCTCCCAAGGCAGGACCTACGGGAGGTGAAGGGTTGGCCGCGCCACCACGGACCTGAAGCTTGATTAATCCAACTACTTCTTTAGCCATTGTTATTAGTATTAAAGTCCAGAGTTTCCATTCCAGGCGCTAGGAAGCGTCGCGCCGAAACATCCGCTCCAATGATTTATGATTCCTTTTCTACTTGCATGTAGCTCAACTCGAGAGGTGTCTTACGTCCAAAAATCTTCACCATCACCTTCAACTTGCGCTTTTCTTCATTGATCTCTTCAATGGTGCCGTTGAAACCATTAAATGGTCCGTCGATCACCTTGATCGTTTCTCCTATGATGAATGGAATGTTGATCTGCTCATCGGTATCCGCCAATTCATCCATGCGGCCCAACATTCTCTTCACTTCATTTTCGCGAAGCGGTACCGCTCCTCCTTCTTTCCCCCCCAAGAATCCAATGACTCCCGGAATTCCTTTGATCACGTGCTCTACTTCTCCTACCAAATGAGCTTCGACCATGATATAACCCGGATAGTGCGTGCGCTCTTTGCTCACTTTCTTTCCGTTGCGGATCTGGAATACTTTTTCGGTCGGAACCAACACTTGTGTTACAAGGTCTTCCATACCCAATCGAGTCACCTCGGACTCAATATATCCCTTAACTTTTTTCTCCTGTCCACTGATGGTACGAACAACGTACCACTTCTTATGATCGCTCATTCTCCTTTAATCTCTTATCCGAAGATTCTGTAATAAAAGCTCAACAAATTACTGAACGAGTAGTCCATCGCATATACCAACAGGGCGATGATCACACTCGCTACCGCTACCAATAAAGAACTCGCTTGCAACTCGGACCATGACGGCCAACTTACCTTATGCACCAATTCGTCGTAAGACTCTTGGAAATAGGTTCTGATCTTCTGCATCTCTTCTTTTCTATTTGCACGGGTGGTAAGATTCGAACTCACGACCTTTGGTTTTGGAGACCACTGCTCTACCAGCTGAGCTACACCCGTTTATAGGCAAAGGAAAAGCACTAAAAAGCACTTTTCCTTTCCCTTATTTTAATCGGCTGATCTAGGATCAGTCGATGATCTCAGTTACCTGACCTGCACCAACTGTACGTCCACCTTCGCGGATAGCGAAACGAAGACCTACGTTCATAGCTACAGGGGCGATCAATTCAACCGTGATGGTCAAGTTATCACCTGGCATCACCATCTCAGTTCCTTCTGGTAATTTGATCTCACCAGTTACGTCAGTCGTACGCAAGTAGAACTGCGGACGGTAACGGTTGTGGAATGGAGTGTGACGTCCACCTTCTTCTTTCTTAAGGATGTAAACCTCAGCTTTGAATTTAGTGTGTGGAGT includes these proteins:
- the secE gene encoding preprotein translocase subunit SecE; its protein translation is MSSNLTTRANRKEEMQKIRTYFQESYDELVHKVSWPSWSELQASSLLVAVASVIIALLVYAMDYSFSNLLSFYYRIFG
- the nusG gene encoding transcription termination/antitermination factor NusG codes for the protein MSDHKKWYVVRTISGQEKKVKGYIESEVTRLGMEDLVTQVLVPTEKVFQIRNGKKVSKERTHYPGYIMVEAHLVGEVEHVIKGIPGVIGFLGGKEGGAVPLRENEVKRMLGRMDELADTDEQINIPFIIGETIKVIDGPFNGFNGTIEEINEEKRKLKVMVKIFGRKTPLELSYMQVEKES